AAACTCATAGCTGTAAACCTTGATGATCCACAAGGGCCCGAATACCTCCGCCAGGTAGGAAGCCTCATTGCTGAGAAAGGAAAGAGTTCTAAGCAGGTCCAGGCTCACCTTTGGGAGGGTTGTTAACTGCTCTCTGAGCAGCTCCTCCTCAAAATGTATCCAGAGCTCACAGGGATTTAGGAATCTTGTATCTTGTGAGGGCCCTAAGAGCTTTATGTGTATTTTTAATTCTTGAGTCTCCACCCACTgccccagccccgccccaccccctcatGCAGATCATCTGACAAAACGCTATTCTTAGAAAGTGTCCCTGTTCACGGGGAGCTTTCCTCTAGTCTTGCTTTAGAGTCTAAATAAACCACTGACGCGGGCATGACCGTCTCTCCCTCTGGgcgccctccctcctcccatacCTCTCTCTCCTGACACCTTGACGCACGCACCAAGCAAAAAGCACACAAGCATACATGATGCCAGCACTCAGCACAGCCAGGGAGCTGTCCGGTGTCTGGGCTCCCACGTTCCTCAGGCCAGGTCTGCAAAAGGTGTGATTCTGCCCTTGAAGAATTACTGAGAAGTTATAACGGAAGGGTGGTAAGAAGCAGCAGCTGGGTATTTGACGGGGGCAAAAAAACCTAGGAGGGGACTGGAGTCTTGTCCTTACCTCTCTCTGGAGGACGACTGGAGAGTGCAGAGAAGGTGAGGTACACGACATAGCAGCTGATGATAGAAGCTTGTAGAAGGCCAGAACGAGTTTGCTCTGGGGAGAATGGGGACCATTTGtcacagcaggggtcctcagactttttaaacggggccagttcgctgtccctcagacccgttggagggccagactatagttaaaaaaactatgaacaaattcctatgcacactgcacatatcttattttgaagtaaaataacaaacagggcaaaaacaccctgtGGGCTGCATAAATGTCATGGGCAGGCCagatgtggcccatgggccgtagtttgaggacccttggccTACAGGGTGGTAAACTTCCTTCACTTCTATATTCCCACTCCTACTTCTGCCTCCCCACTCTCCAGGGAAGCAGAGGTTCTGTCAGATTCTTGCATAGAGATTTGGTAAGTGAGTGAAATGTGCTACCTAGAAAGCCAGCCCCCAAGATGGAATGTTACAGGGCGTGTACCCACTGAGGCGGATGCAGGGAGCgatggagaggaaggagaggaggccACAGAAGCAAAGGTGCAGACTGAGCAGCATCTTGTTGAGCAGGCAGCCAGCCGGGTGGGTGTAGTGGCGGAACAAGAGTGCAGCTCCCACACCTGCCATGCTGTAGAAGCCCAGGGTggccagcagcactgctgtgaaCCAGCCGCAGTTGTGAGCTGCACCTCTCTCCCTAAAAGTGGGATGTGGGCAATGGCTGGGAGCGCCACCTTATTCTTTCTGCCTCCCGCCCTTTCTTTTGGTATGACTACCCACCCAACTTGGGCCACAGTCATCACATTCCGGAGAAGCTGTGCAACCCTGACCTGCCTGCCCTCTGTCCCCGCCCCACTCCCGGCATGTCAATGCCAGGCAGGTCTCCCCGGGAAAGGCCTTGGGGTTCTGTGCTTCTTACCAGCTCTTGTTCCAGGATTGGGCAAAGGCTGTGATAAGTACCAGTTGCAGTAGGATGAACATGAAGCCTCCACCAATGCCAATGTAATGCCAAACtgcaggtggggagagggagctgGTCACATGGCTCCcagcctcttcctcccctttctttgACATGGAATACCTTTACCCTTTCTCTGCTGGAGGGGGGGGGATTGGGAGGGGGGGAGGTGCGATGGTGTGTACCTGGGAAGAGATGCTCCTCAGGGAGGC
This genomic stretch from Tenrec ecaudatus isolate mTenEca1 chromosome 14, mTenEca1.hap1, whole genome shotgun sequence harbors:
- the SERINC4 gene encoding serine incorporator 4 translates to MPFGLCVHLFGNADCPVLTGSGAVYRVCAGTATFHLLQAVLLVHLHSPASPRAQLHNSFWLLKLLLLLSLCAVAFCLPEEHLFPVWHYIGIGGGFMFILLQLVLITAFAQSWNKSWERGAAHNCGWFTAVLLATLGFYSMAGVGAALLFRHYTHPAGCLLNKMLLSLHLCFCGLLSFLSIAPCIRLKQTRSGLLQASIISCYVVYLTFSALSSRPPERVILQGQNHTFCRPGLRNVGAQTPDSSLAVLSAGIMYACVLFACNEASYLAEVFGPLWIIKVYSYEFQKPSLWFCCPQTVEPEEGPRARAVRPSDQETAAAQAQHLPYSYSAFHFVFFLASLYIMVTLTNWFSYEEAELEDTFTRGSWATFWVKVASCWACVLLYLGLLLASSLGS